One Clostridium novyi NT genomic window carries:
- a CDS encoding cation:proton antiporter, which yields MVENINFDSMLILSIFAFITPIIINSFKKFKIPFVVGEIFIGIIIGKSFLNLVNEDIWIGFLSHLGLAYLLFLSGLEIDFDKLRAGNNKKQLVKRLLMSFGMFGISLVVSFVLSFSLRHFGIINNVSFLAFLFSASAPGLIVPFLKEKNLLNTEYGQTLLIYTLICEFICLLALPIISSTINSGLTYKNFLFIILFIAAFLIFKIIQKFSHILDLSTATFRNLHIGVRAAFALILLLVTLSNKIGAEIILGSFLAGFIFTLILDKGREDLMHELDILGYGFLIPIYFIMVGVNLDISSVFADPKSLLKIPLFLLIIFIIKIVPFLLMSYSFGFNKALSGGLILSAQLSLFIVGAQMAYNLKIISSSDYSTFILTTVISCILFPMLFDKVFKRDNIEEMDIEPTNHISIMEVVPMNEDILGKSLKEISFPYRFRVFLIIRDGKEILPVAETQILKGDRLIIAGLANKVDDVLNFLNG from the coding sequence ATGGTAGAAAACATTAATTTTGATTCAATGCTTATATTATCCATATTTGCCTTTATAACACCGATTATAATAAATTCCTTTAAAAAATTTAAAATTCCATTTGTTGTTGGAGAAATTTTTATTGGAATTATAATTGGTAAAAGCTTTTTAAACCTAGTTAATGAAGATATATGGATAGGTTTTTTATCTCACCTAGGTTTAGCTTATCTGCTTTTTTTAAGTGGTCTAGAGATAGACTTTGATAAACTAAGAGCAGGTAATAATAAAAAACAACTGGTAAAAAGACTTTTAATGTCTTTTGGAATGTTTGGTATTTCTCTTGTAGTATCATTTGTTTTATCTTTTTCACTACGTCACTTTGGTATTATAAACAATGTAAGTTTTTTAGCGTTTTTATTTTCGGCTTCAGCCCCAGGACTTATTGTTCCTTTTTTAAAGGAGAAAAATTTACTTAATACCGAATATGGTCAAACACTACTTATATACACACTTATATGTGAGTTTATATGTTTACTAGCACTACCTATTATTTCTTCAACTATTAATAGTGGTCTAACTTATAAAAACTTTTTATTTATAATATTATTTATAGCAGCATTTTTAATCTTTAAAATAATTCAAAAGTTTTCTCATATTTTAGATTTATCAACAGCCACTTTTAGAAATTTACACATAGGTGTTAGAGCTGCTTTTGCACTGATACTTTTACTTGTAACACTTTCTAATAAAATAGGTGCAGAAATAATACTTGGCTCTTTCTTAGCTGGATTTATTTTTACACTTATACTTGATAAAGGTAGAGAAGATCTTATGCATGAACTTGATATACTAGGCTATGGATTTTTAATTCCTATATACTTTATTATGGTTGGAGTTAACCTTGATATATCGTCAGTATTTGCTGATCCTAAATCACTACTTAAGATTCCTCTATTTTTATTAATAATTTTTATAATTAAAATAGTGCCATTTTTACTTATGTCATACTCATTTGGTTTTAACAAAGCTCTATCTGGTGGATTAATTTTATCAGCCCAATTAAGCTTGTTTATAGTAGGAGCCCAAATGGCATATAACTTAAAAATTATTAGTTCATCTGATTACTCAACTTTTATACTTACTACAGTAATATCATGTATACTGTTCCCTATGCTCTTTGATAAAGTATTCAAAAGAGATAATATAGAAGAAATGGATATAGAACCCACAAATCATATTTCAATCATGGAAGTTGTACCTATGAATGAAGATATCTTAGGAAAATCCCTTAAAGAAATATCTTTTCCCTATCGTTTTAGAGTATTCTTAATAATACGAGATGGCAAAGAAATACTTCCCGTTGCAGAAACTCAAATTTTAAAAGGAGATAGACTAATAATTGCTGGACTCGCTAATAAAGTAGATGATGTTCTCAATTTCTTAAATGGATAA
- a CDS encoding L-lactate dehydrogenase produces the protein MNPKKTKISIIGAGLVGSTTAYALMMSSLVSELVIVDINKNRAIGEAMDLSHGVSFVSPVDIYAGDYCDTKDSDIVIITAGAAQKPGETRLDLIHKNYEIFKSMIPEITKYSPNAILLVVSNPVDILTYITYKLSGFPKERVIGSGTVLDTSRFRYLLSEHFDIDARNIHTYIMGEHGDSEIATWSTTTVAGMDIEEYCSRFCHKCNGIEKYDIENSVKKAAYEVIEKKGATYYAIGLAVRRIVDAILRNEDSILTVSSLLEGQYGLNDIYLGIPSIVGANGVKKALEISLNDEERTKLVDSAKTIKKCIDDLSL, from the coding sequence ATGAATCCAAAGAAAACGAAAATATCAATTATCGGTGCTGGACTTGTTGGTTCAACTACAGCTTATGCATTAATGATGTCATCTCTAGTATCAGAACTAGTTATTGTTGACATAAATAAAAATAGAGCTATTGGTGAAGCTATGGACTTGTCACATGGTGTATCTTTTGTAAGCCCTGTAGACATTTACGCTGGTGATTATTGCGATACAAAAGATTCTGATATTGTAATCATTACTGCTGGAGCAGCTCAAAAACCAGGAGAAACTAGACTTGATTTAATACACAAAAACTATGAAATTTTTAAATCAATGATTCCAGAGATAACAAAGTATAGCCCTAACGCAATACTTTTAGTTGTATCAAATCCTGTAGACATATTAACTTACATCACTTATAAATTATCAGGATTCCCAAAGGAAAGAGTAATCGGTTCAGGTACTGTTCTTGATACTTCAAGATTTAGATATTTATTAAGTGAACACTTCGATATAGATGCAAGAAATATCCACACTTACATTATGGGAGAACACGGAGATTCTGAAATTGCTACATGGAGCACAACAACTGTAGCTGGTATGGATATAGAAGAATACTGCTCTCGTTTCTGCCACAAATGCAACGGAATAGAAAAGTATGATATAGAAAATAGTGTTAAAAAAGCTGCTTATGAAGTAATAGAAAAAAAAGGTGCTACTTACTACGCAATTGGTCTAGCTGTTAGACGTATTGTAGACGCTATTTTAAGAAATGAAGATTCAATTTTAACAGTTTCAAGTCTTCTTGAAGGACAATATGGTCTTAATGATATATATCTTGGTATTCCTTCAATCGTTGGCGCTAACGGTGTTAAAAAAGCCTTAGAAATTTCATTAAATGATGAAGAAAGAACTAAGTTAGTAGACTCAGCTAAAACTATCAAAAAATGCATTGACGATTTATCATTATAA
- a CDS encoding diguanylate cyclase, giving the protein MELINNKYKIIKKIEQNRKSSSYAVQDIVDNKIRKLIIINSDYLSKTLINFLINNFTDLSNVETEGILKVFNFGLVSSIDNKRLAYKQYYYTSEYLKDYYKANDLIENLSYKEIIDVYVQVCMAINYLNLRGIKYEEINLENILLYKKDNKLKVKLMDLVTLEVESSYLKGEIKGGLIFKAPEILNGDNPTIESEIYSLGVLAVILFFIKNNIKVDFKTDVYSTINDNLLEFDQLYLNEKIKKIIKIIKKMISNNPKDRYHNINKMVHDMNKVLGTNYAPYNISEIEKINVNTPVVDREYELKTIISEYRFMKEKHGENKCIFVHGETGIGKTKILKEVERILSLDGVSVYSTFPSSNNGRNKNLIEFCKKIIYSCRESIGETYKEEFEKFIPQTEEDKNFISLESMCSFHEKVRLFKISENFIKEVFKEKSSVIIIDNISVFKKISLEALEYVYNSESIKNLIIILSYNEEDLLEPGFFNFINRMNKNNSTINIPLKGLSFEGTACLIEKLLGLSEYPIKFSKKIYSETYGNPLFIEETIKNLLLNEIIYVEEETGKWDIAYNGDYDSLPMPKSIEQAFVSELNKIGAESYFILEFISIFTDGVSQKIIEEFMKKDGLNYDDIIEDLTSKGILCRKIEDAGFVYDFCSKILKDLVYEKIDEKVEMHREAGELLIKCGENNIENREEVIYHLERSNQNIRAVEYYIENASKMILLRNHREALFNLKKASQLLPYRYNDEKTRILLKMADIYMDLFKFKSAKKILQSAKNIVLETKNKKDEIDVLNREGNIYLNENNYIMAFEKINLVDEILKEIEYKKGFIDSRIILANIYYKKDEYDKVVDTCNEGIIVCGNEFIKPKVVLYNIRGNGNRYLKNFDEAVRDYGLVYKNSKSTDYKKGIVFAYINLAKIYEDYYQISDISEEYLMKVTDICEKNKFLYYEIVALQKLGEVYNRRFEYEKALKIFKDALFKAECIEYKNGIVESLSYIGILQLKLSNYKAVFKNLNLVEKYIERNKSSIENIHQYYLLKGEILIELGLLKEAKEYLIKALKAYEKEESLLKLKIKELLVFIKLLDEYGEIDLEEYIEYIKNMASNYKNYSNKVDYIYSCAIILYEQGYIKYALRLVEYISQDNWISVSECVKFKEMYFKGLMFNDDEKLAFLYEALKLVKALKNKKIECNIYIKLGDYFNENGQYNFAAYYYFEACEIIRVITEQIPSQYRLKYFKFNNFIKPFEKINFIKHEYFENKIYDEQLYKKMNVASEKDLKEVLQFKKFIKLLDNKKFMKSMGKIYNEFFSIKIKHQKDIISKLQCDSIKNLKLIIQYIASKTLATEAEIVIEDGVNNFKTIASLTGNDIREENKEIIERVKKTKSTFYVFNNEVYFTNFKYKASMDCKRSFMCIPIMSYPTENLNFNEEKRHIKINATINGYIYISSNKFLNSINQNTLEEIMKLINLIAYIIDKYQLTISCSIDKLTGAYTRKYLEDKLSESIECANFNNDKFSIIMFDLDHFKNVNDTFGHQVGDKVLNNVCGIVMKNLRDGDICGRYGGEEFISILPGIGESKALNIAERIRSAVEDSKILGEKHPVTISIGISTYPQQAQLKRELIEKADQALYIAKDSGRNRCKVWKKEFENKVKVTSKLTGIISGNFAQDSRNVLAMIELMDIVNSDLKFEQKVYKALGHITGITEAEYGNLIFLSNDNKIKENFGRKKLQEDWSYEYVCNKKILQDVINQKQGTCIMEWNETFNSDLLTVLPEWYSVMVVPIINKNVMKAILYLAIPSKIKKFTREELNFVTILSKIMKDI; this is encoded by the coding sequence GTGGAGCTAATTAACAACAAGTATAAAATTATAAAAAAAATTGAGCAAAATAGGAAGAGTTCATCATATGCTGTACAAGATATTGTAGATAATAAAATAAGAAAATTAATAATAATTAACTCCGATTATTTGTCAAAAACTTTAATTAACTTTCTTATAAACAATTTTACTGACTTATCAAATGTTGAAACAGAAGGAATTTTAAAAGTTTTTAACTTTGGATTAGTAAGTTCAATTGATAATAAAAGATTAGCATATAAACAGTACTATTATACAAGTGAGTATCTAAAGGACTATTACAAAGCAAATGATTTAATAGAAAATCTATCATATAAAGAAATAATTGATGTATATGTTCAAGTATGTATGGCGATAAATTATCTTAATTTAAGGGGAATAAAGTATGAAGAAATAAATCTTGAAAATATTTTATTATATAAGAAAGACAACAAATTAAAAGTTAAACTTATGGATTTAGTTACCTTAGAGGTAGAAAGTTCATACTTAAAAGGGGAAATAAAAGGAGGTCTAATATTTAAGGCGCCAGAAATATTAAATGGTGACAATCCAACTATTGAAAGTGAGATATATTCTTTAGGGGTGTTGGCGGTTATATTATTTTTTATAAAAAATAATATAAAAGTTGATTTTAAAACAGACGTATATTCAACAATTAATGATAATCTATTAGAGTTTGATCAATTATATTTAAATGAAAAAATAAAAAAAATAATAAAAATAATAAAAAAAATGATTAGCAATAATCCAAAGGATCGTTATCACAATATAAATAAAATGGTTCATGATATGAATAAGGTATTAGGAACTAATTATGCGCCATATAATATTAGCGAAATAGAAAAAATTAATGTTAATACTCCAGTGGTAGATAGAGAGTATGAATTAAAAACAATCATATCAGAATATAGATTTATGAAAGAAAAACATGGGGAAAATAAATGTATATTTGTTCATGGAGAAACTGGAATAGGAAAGACTAAAATACTAAAAGAAGTTGAAAGAATTCTAAGTTTAGATGGAGTAAGTGTATATTCAACTTTTCCATCATCTAATAACGGAAGAAATAAAAATCTTATTGAGTTTTGTAAGAAAATTATTTATTCTTGCAGAGAGAGTATTGGAGAAACATACAAAGAGGAGTTTGAAAAGTTTATACCGCAGACAGAAGAAGATAAAAACTTTATATCATTAGAATCTATGTGTTCATTCCATGAAAAGGTAAGGTTATTTAAGATATCTGAAAATTTTATTAAAGAGGTATTCAAAGAAAAATCTAGTGTCATTATTATAGATAATATAAGTGTGTTTAAAAAGATTTCATTAGAAGCATTAGAATATGTTTATAATTCTGAGTCCATTAAAAATTTAATTATAATTTTATCTTATAATGAAGAAGATTTACTAGAACCAGGGTTTTTCAATTTTATAAATAGAATGAACAAAAACAATTCAACAATAAACATTCCGCTAAAAGGATTATCATTTGAAGGTACAGCTTGCTTAATAGAAAAATTATTAGGACTTTCAGAATATCCTATAAAGTTTTCTAAAAAAATATATTCGGAGACTTATGGCAATCCTTTATTCATAGAAGAAACTATTAAAAATCTTTTATTAAATGAAATAATATATGTTGAAGAGGAAACGGGCAAATGGGATATTGCTTATAATGGAGATTATGATTCACTACCTATGCCAAAGTCCATAGAACAAGCTTTTGTTAGTGAATTGAATAAAATAGGGGCAGAGTCTTACTTTATACTTGAATTTATATCTATATTTACAGATGGAGTATCTCAAAAAATAATAGAAGAATTCATGAAAAAAGATGGATTAAATTATGATGATATTATAGAGGACTTAACTTCTAAAGGTATACTATGTAGAAAAATAGAGGATGCGGGCTTTGTTTATGATTTTTGTAGTAAGATTTTAAAAGATTTGGTTTATGAAAAAATAGATGAAAAAGTGGAAATGCATAGAGAAGCTGGAGAACTTCTGATAAAATGTGGAGAAAATAATATAGAAAATAGGGAAGAAGTTATATATCATCTGGAAAGATCAAATCAAAATATAAGAGCGGTTGAGTATTACATTGAAAATGCAAGTAAAATGATCTTATTAAGAAATCATAGAGAAGCGTTGTTTAATTTAAAGAAAGCATCTCAATTGTTACCTTATAGATATAATGATGAGAAAACAAGGATATTGTTAAAAATGGCAGATATATATATGGATTTATTTAAATTCAAATCTGCTAAAAAGATATTACAGTCAGCAAAAAATATAGTTTTAGAAACAAAAAATAAAAAGGATGAAATAGATGTATTAAACAGAGAGGGAAATATATATCTAAACGAAAATAATTATATTATGGCCTTTGAAAAGATTAATTTAGTTGATGAAATATTAAAGGAAATAGAGTATAAAAAGGGATTTATAGATAGTAGGATAATTTTAGCCAATATATATTACAAAAAAGATGAATATGATAAGGTTGTTGATACTTGTAATGAAGGAATAATTGTTTGTGGAAATGAATTCATTAAACCTAAAGTTGTTTTATACAATATTCGAGGAAATGGAAATAGGTATTTGAAAAATTTTGATGAAGCAGTTAGAGATTATGGTCTGGTTTATAAAAATAGTAAGAGTACAGATTATAAAAAAGGTATTGTATTTGCGTATATTAATTTAGCTAAAATATATGAAGATTATTATCAAATATCTGATATATCAGAAGAATATCTTATGAAGGTAACTGATATTTGTGAAAAAAATAAATTTTTATATTATGAAATCGTAGCTTTACAAAAGTTGGGAGAAGTATATAATAGAAGATTTGAATATGAAAAAGCATTAAAAATATTTAAGGATGCTTTATTTAAAGCTGAATGTATAGAATATAAAAATGGAATAGTTGAAAGTTTAAGTTATATAGGAATACTTCAGTTAAAGTTAAGTAATTATAAAGCGGTATTTAAAAATCTTAATTTAGTTGAAAAGTACATTGAAAGAAATAAGAGTAGTATAGAGAATATACACCAATATTATTTACTAAAGGGAGAAATATTAATAGAATTAGGATTATTAAAAGAGGCTAAAGAATACTTAATAAAAGCTCTAAAAGCTTATGAAAAGGAAGAGAGTTTATTAAAATTAAAAATAAAAGAACTTCTTGTATTTATAAAACTTTTAGATGAATATGGTGAAATTGATTTAGAAGAATATATAGAATATATAAAGAATATGGCTAGTAACTATAAAAATTATTCAAATAAGGTAGATTATATTTATAGTTGTGCAATTATCCTGTATGAGCAAGGATACATTAAATATGCATTAAGGCTAGTTGAGTATATATCTCAAGATAATTGGATTAGTGTTAGTGAGTGTGTTAAGTTTAAAGAAATGTACTTTAAAGGTTTAATGTTTAATGACGATGAGAAATTAGCATTTTTATATGAAGCATTGAAACTGGTAAAAGCATTAAAAAATAAGAAAATAGAATGTAATATATATATTAAATTAGGTGATTACTTTAATGAAAATGGGCAGTATAATTTTGCAGCATATTACTATTTTGAAGCTTGTGAAATAATAAGAGTTATAACTGAGCAAATACCTAGTCAATATAGATTAAAATATTTTAAATTCAATAACTTTATTAAGCCATTTGAAAAAATAAACTTTATAAAACATGAATATTTTGAAAATAAGATTTATGATGAACAGTTATATAAAAAGATGAACGTAGCTTCAGAAAAAGACTTAAAAGAAGTATTGCAGTTTAAAAAGTTTATAAAGCTATTAGATAATAAAAAATTCATGAAGTCTATGGGAAAAATATATAATGAATTTTTTTCAATAAAGATTAAACACCAAAAAGATATAATATCTAAGTTACAATGTGATTCTATTAAAAATTTAAAATTGATTATACAGTATATAGCATCTAAAACTTTAGCCACTGAAGCAGAAATTGTAATTGAAGATGGAGTAAACAATTTTAAAACAATAGCATCTTTAACAGGAAATGATATAAGAGAAGAAAATAAAGAGATTATTGAAAGAGTGAAAAAAACTAAAAGTACATTTTATGTATTTAATAATGAAGTTTATTTTACTAATTTTAAATACAAAGCTTCCATGGATTGTAAAAGGTCATTTATGTGTATTCCTATAATGTCATATCCTACGGAGAATTTAAATTTTAATGAAGAAAAAAGACATATAAAAATAAATGCCACAATAAATGGATATATATATATAAGTTCCAATAAATTTTTAAATAGTATAAATCAAAATACCTTAGAGGAAATTATGAAATTAATTAATTTAATTGCGTATATAATAGACAAATATCAGCTTACTATTAGTTGTTCTATTGATAAGCTTACAGGAGCCTATACAAGAAAATACTTAGAAGATAAGTTAAGTGAAAGTATTGAATGTGCAAATTTTAATAATGATAAATTTTCCATAATAATGTTTGATTTAGATCATTTTAAAAATGTAAATGATACTTTTGGACATCAAGTGGGAGATAAGGTTTTAAATAATGTATGTGGTATAGTTATGAAAAATTTAAGAGATGGAGATATTTGTGGAAGATATGGTGGAGAGGAATTTATATCGATACTACCTGGAATAGGGGAAAGTAAAGCTTTAAATATAGCTGAAAGAATAAGATCGGCTGTAGAGGATAGTAAAATTTTAGGAGAGAAACATCCTGTAACAATTAGTATAGGAATATCCACTTATCCACAACAAGCACAACTAAAGAGAGAACTTATTGAAAAAGCTGATCAAGCATTATATATAGCAAAGGATTCTGGAAGAAATAGATGTAAGGTATGGAAGAAAGAATTTGAAAATAAAGTTAAAGTTACAAGTAAATTAACAGGAATAATATCTGGGAACTTTGCTCAAGATTCAAGAAATGTACTTGCAATGATTGAGCTTATGGATATAGTTAATTCGGATTTAAAATTTGAACAAAAGGTATATAAGGCTTTAGGACATATTACAGGTATAACTGAAGCAGAATATGGCAATTTGATATTTTTATCAAATGATAATAAGATAAAAGAAAACTTTGGTAGAAAAAAACTTCAAGAAGATTGGTCTTATGAATATGTATGTAATAAAAAGATACTTCAAGATGTTATTAATCAAAAACAAGGAACTTGTATTATGGAATGGAATGAAACTTTTAATTCAGATTTACTAACAGTTTTGCCAGAATGGTATTCTGTTATGGTAGTTCCTATTATTAATAAAAATGTTATGAAGGCTATATTATATTTAGCTATTCCATCCAAAATAAAAAAGTTTACAAGAGAAGAGCTAAACTTCGTTACAATTTTAAGCAAAATAATGAAAGATATATAA
- the ndk gene encoding nucleoside-diphosphate kinase gives MEKSLVLIKPDAVERNIIGEIISFYERQNLKITALKLLKATREIAEQHYAEHKGKPYYEELIEFITRSPLCAMVVEGEDAIATVRKTNGNTDPSKADKDTIRGTFGISKTENSVHSSDSPDNAEKEIKLWF, from the coding sequence ATGGAAAAAAGTCTTGTATTAATCAAACCAGATGCAGTAGAAAGAAACATTATTGGGGAAATCATATCTTTTTACGAAAGACAGAATTTAAAAATAACAGCATTAAAATTACTTAAAGCAACAAGAGAAATTGCAGAACAACATTACGCTGAACATAAGGGTAAACCTTACTATGAGGAACTTATAGAATTTATAACTCGTAGCCCATTATGCGCTATGGTTGTTGAAGGAGAAGATGCTATTGCTACAGTTAGAAAAACTAATGGTAATACCGATCCTTCAAAAGCTGATAAAGATACTATAAGAGGAACTTTTGGCATATCAAAGACTGAAAATTCAGTACACTCTTCTGACAGTCCTGATAATGCTGAAAAAGAAATTAAGCTTTGGTTTTAA
- a CDS encoding NUDIX hydrolase, with protein sequence MEDKLMYNGWLKVYGREIEGRKYDILKNYDAVAAIVLNEFNEILLVKQFRPAVMEETLEIPAGCLDIEGERKETCLVRELREETNLEIKEEDVEKVLEYKPIMGFSNSTMSIFEVRVKKDQVKSKSILNDEDVTEITWIPLKEFEEQIKEGKIFDGKTFMSYFYLKSKSQNFK encoded by the coding sequence ATGGAAGACAAATTAATGTACAATGGATGGCTAAAGGTTTATGGTAGAGAGATTGAAGGAAGAAAATATGATATATTAAAAAATTATGATGCGGTAGCTGCAATCGTATTAAATGAATTTAATGAAATTTTACTTGTAAAGCAATTTAGACCAGCTGTTATGGAAGAAACTTTAGAAATACCAGCAGGTTGCCTAGATATAGAAGGAGAAAGAAAAGAAACTTGTTTAGTTAGAGAATTAAGAGAAGAAACAAATTTAGAAATAAAGGAAGAGGATGTAGAAAAGGTATTAGAATATAAACCAATTATGGGATTTAGTAATAGTACCATGAGTATATTTGAAGTTCGTGTAAAGAAAGATCAAGTAAAAAGTAAAAGTATTTTAAATGATGAGGATGTTACTGAAATTACATGGATTCCTTTAAAAGAATTTGAAGAACAAATTAAAGAAGGAAAAATATTTGATGGTAAAACATTTATGTCATATTTTTATTTAAAATCTAAATCACAAAATTTTAAATAG
- a CDS encoding ABC transporter permease subunit, whose translation MIFTLIKNEFIKIMSRKKTYVVIMAFILLLGFIGFGVYNSAKNMKKNNKPENRIARQHEQIKSLNEMKNDPKISKEDKKQFDNEITEAYKRIDEIKEEVKKGKVDWRVTLKKEIKDTEEQLKQSKIEDEEKERLTLDLQQKKYLLSHDIEPNENNFDVRAIDYLQQLFMLLGAIFLVVGVIVFGSDMVSGEYTPPTMKFLLTEPVSRGKILFSKFVTLVVSSTVFIVGIELVAFLVMGLIFKFGDFNYPVQVGTKFVYNLAAKPEMGQSAVKAIAGTTFIIPMWKHIINMFLLQALFIVACTAFTFMLSTVLKSSMVSMALSIVLVIVFNIFSEFPALKKLAQYLFVSFGNPENVLTGQLVYKFSNINLTPTFSITVLLVWTAICYIISHVIFVKKDILI comes from the coding sequence ATGATATTTACACTTATAAAAAATGAATTTATAAAGATTATGAGTAGAAAAAAAACTTATGTAGTTATTATGGCATTTATTTTATTATTGGGATTTATAGGATTTGGGGTTTACAATTCAGCAAAGAATATGAAAAAAAATAATAAACCAGAAAATAGAATAGCAAGACAGCATGAACAAATAAAAAGTCTAAATGAGATGAAAAATGATCCTAAGATTTCTAAAGAAGATAAAAAACAATTTGATAATGAAATAACTGAAGCATATAAAAGAATAGATGAGATAAAAGAGGAAGTAAAAAAAGGAAAAGTTGATTGGAGAGTTACATTAAAGAAGGAAATTAAAGATACAGAGGAGCAATTAAAACAATCTAAAATTGAAGATGAAGAAAAGGAAAGATTAACTTTAGATTTACAACAAAAAAAGTATTTATTAAGTCATGATATTGAGCCTAATGAAAATAATTTTGATGTAAGAGCCATAGATTATTTACAACAATTATTTATGTTACTTGGAGCTATATTTTTAGTTGTTGGAGTTATAGTGTTTGGTTCTGATATGGTATCAGGTGAATATACACCACCTACAATGAAATTTTTATTAACAGAGCCTGTTTCAAGGGGCAAAATATTATTTTCAAAATTTGTAACATTAGTAGTTTCATCAACTGTATTTATAGTAGGAATTGAGCTTGTAGCTTTTCTAGTAATGGGGCTTATATTTAAATTTGGAGATTTTAATTACCCAGTACAAGTTGGAACAAAATTTGTATATAATTTAGCAGCAAAACCTGAAATGGGTCAGTCTGCTGTAAAGGCAATAGCTGGAACTACATTTATAATTCCTATGTGGAAACATATAATCAACATGTTTTTATTACAAGCATTATTTATAGTTGCTTGTACAGCATTTACTTTTATGCTATCTACTGTATTAAAAAGTAGTATGGTATCAATGGCATTAAGTATAGTTTTAGTAATAGTATTTAATATATTCTCAGAATTCCCTGCATTAAAAAAGTTAGCACAATATTTATTTGTTAGCTTTGGAAATCCAGAAAATGTTTTAACAGGGCAACTTGTATATAAATTTTCAAATATTAATCTGACTCCAACATTTTCAATTACTGTATTGTTGGTTTGGACAGCTATATGTTATATAATCTCTCACGTTATATTTGTTAAAAAGGATATATTAATCTAA
- a CDS encoding ABC transporter ATP-binding protein: MNVLEVKNVRKRLGKRDIIKGIDFEVKEGEIFGFLGPNGAGKTTTIRMLVGLIAPNSGNIIINGHDISKERELALSAVGAVVENPELYTYLSGRENLMQIARVRKIEKSYVEKIIELVGLKERINDKVRKYSLGMKQRLGLAASLITKPKLLILDEPTNGLDPTGIIEFRKIVKKVAKETNAAIFISSHILSEIQVMCHKVAFINNGVIQSIESIHGDVINNEFENIVLSVKNKEKCKDILATLEFISDIKLKEGLFKMHVKKGFVPKIVFELAKRDIEIEEIYKSHAELEDRYIELVEGGKN, translated from the coding sequence ATGAATGTTCTTGAAGTTAAGAATGTACGAAAACGTCTTGGTAAAAGAGATATTATAAAAGGAATAGATTTTGAAGTCAAAGAAGGAGAAATTTTTGGATTTTTAGGTCCAAATGGAGCTGGAAAAACTACTACTATAAGGATGCTTGTAGGACTTATTGCTCCAAACTCTGGTAACATAATTATAAATGGACATGATATTTCAAAAGAAAGAGAATTAGCATTAAGTGCAGTTGGAGCGGTTGTTGAAAATCCTGAACTTTATACTTATTTATCAGGAAGAGAAAATTTAATGCAAATTGCAAGAGTAAGAAAGATTGAAAAAAGCTATGTGGAGAAAATTATTGAACTTGTTGGATTAAAAGAAAGAATAAATGATAAAGTAAGAAAGTATTCTCTTGGTATGAAACAAAGATTAGGACTTGCGGCATCATTAATAACAAAACCAAAACTTTTAATATTAGACGAACCAACCAATGGACTTGATCCTACTGGAATTATTGAGTTTAGAAAGATTGTGAAGAAGGTAGCGAAAGAAACAAATGCAGCAATTTTTATATCTTCTCATATATTAAGTGAAATTCAAGTTATGTGCCATAAGGTAGCTTTTATAAATAATGGAGTTATTCAATCTATTGAAAGTATACATGGTGATGTTATAAATAATGAGTTTGAAAATATAGTTTTATCAGTTAAGAATAAAGAAAAATGTAAGGATATATTAGCTACATTAGAGTTTATAAGTGATATAAAGTTAAAAGAAGGATTATTCAAAATGCATGTAAAGAAGGGCTTTGTACCTAAGATTGTATTTGAGCTTGCAAAACGTGATATTGAAATAGAAGAAATATATAAGAGTCACGCAGAACTTGAAGATAGGTATATAGAACTTGTAGAAGGAGGTAAGAACTAA